DNA sequence from the Osmia lignaria lignaria isolate PbOS001 chromosome 2, iyOsmLign1, whole genome shotgun sequence genome:
CTGGCCGCGGTAACTGCAAACAGTACGCGGCCACAGTCGATTCCTTCTTTCAGGATGTCCGTCTGCCCTTACATAAGGCaataaagtaaattttcatttgaaatcatttgattattaatttcaattaaatttataatcggttcttatatatatatttttttttaaggcTTATGTATTGCTTCACTTCCGACTTCTCCTACGAGGTTACCGCAACGGAGGTATCCGACGTAGGAGAAGATGAGGAAGTGTTGTCAACGGACACGATTGCAGCGTGGTTCCGCTACTGTCGGGAGATGATAGTGGACCACGTTTGCAAAATGCAAGCGGGCAAGCCGAAATTAGGCGGGATCGATGAAGGAGGTTCTGCAATCGTTGTACAGGTAATTTTTATActgttttcaattaattttgttattattcctGTTTTGTACTACTacactttaaatattatttcagatcGATGAGGCCAAATTTATACTCGACGGCCACTGGGTACTTGGCATGGTCGACACATCGACCAACGATTGTAGAATGGTTGTCGTTCAATACCGGGAAGCGGCAACCTTGATCCCCCTAATTAAAGAAAACGTTGCTGCAGGCAGTGAGATCCATACGGACTCATTTAGGAGTTACATGGGTCTCGCTGCTGAAGGATTCATCCATAAGATGGTGAATCATAGCGTCGAATTTGTTGGTAATTATTTCAGTTTGGTTAGACTATATTAAAATTTCCGGCCGCCGCACAGTGGCGAATTTCACGAAAATCGTggacaaaagtaaaaaaattttgtTGCTCATTTTAAAAATCTATGCAATGTACTTCATTTATGAACTATCAGAGTATATTTTTCCCTTACTAACATTTCTTCACACGTAATTGTCTTAAAGATATTTGAGTTTAAAGTTGACACTTTTATAATACCGGTTTTTTAAAtcgtaattaaaagtaattttgtgACTCATTATCGTATTATGGTGCTAATTTATCAGTAGTGATGTAATCTAACGTGTtccaaattaatatatattatagtgTTATTACGTTTTCTAGGTCATTAAAGCTATGCTAGATAATAATACGAGAcctgtacattttttttatttctttactaAAATAGTTGTTCATCAATCGAGATCAAGcggtcttcttttttttaaaagaaactttgAACATTAATGAACTAGTTTCTGCTTAATTTAGTTGCGATAAATTGCGATCTTATGAGTTATCATGATTTGTTTATAAACCGCCCGGCTAATGGTGCAGTACGTTTATGACATAGAGCGTCGAGTACTGCGCTTTACCGGTACCGGATTcttattctttcaatttaaaGGTCTTAGCAATATAGATTAATATAGATTTAGTACTGCATCAAACTATTAGCAACGAATCAGCATTACAACTTTGCATATCTCCATTACATGCGTAGATTCGATTTTTTGaatgtttattacatttatCGTATAAGTTAAGTATTTGTCAATGGCAAGCTCGTGGAGATGATAATAAGAAAAAGGAGTTAGAAAACAAGAAGAGAATAGAGAAATGTTTCAGAACCGACATAGGTTTGATTGTAGACAAACCAAAATCGGGATTTGGTACCACTAACGATGGTAACACCGTTCGCCGATTTTTTACAAATTCTGCATCGTTTGCAAACATTACAGGATTAGATGAAGAAATAATACAATGTTTTCACGTTATTTTAGCCACTATTTCTAGTACATattcaataaaaatagaaactttTAAAATGTATTGCATCGATACTGCACAGAAATTTGTGGCACTTTATCCATGGTACAATATGCTCACAACTGTCCACAAAATATTGTTTCAGTCTGCAGACATAATTAATCATGCAATCCTTTCAATAGGACAATTGGGTGAAGAAGCTCAAGAGTCCCGGAataaagatatcaaaaaatttcgGGAGCATCATTCTAGAATGTTTTCTAGGATAAAAACTATGGAGGACATTTACCACTATTTATTGGTATCATCAGATCCATACATAAGCAGTATGAGGAAGGTATAGCCGAAAAAAGCAAAAACATATCTGCGAGATGTAATTCAATTTTTCGATATTGCTAATATCAACGAatctgaagaagaagaagaagaaaaagatgatgatgatgatgatgagaagaagaagcagaaaaagaagaagaggaagaagaagaagaggaggaagaagaagcagaaaaacaagaagaagaagtagaagaagtagaagatgaACAGGAAAGTAACTTAGaataatttatgtatataaGTATGTTTATCAGTGAATATTATCTATTTTGTATAGattaatgtatatatgtattatattgtgcatttcttttcatttttttcatattacaCGTATAAAAAAAGATGTGCCAttctaattaacaatttaaatgtaACTTTCAAGTCAcactatataaaaataaaatatttttcattagaaaAGTATATTATTATCCTTCCGCaattataatattgtaatttatttgattaatttacCTCACATTTTAAGATATTAATTTTGTCCACGATTTCGGGCAAATTCGCCACTGTGCGCCGCAAGGCGGCCGGTCACATTGGTGtgatattaaattaatgttttgTGTATCTTTTAATTACAGCGCCTGATGGAACTCATACGCAACAAATTGAAGCGAACTGGCGACCGGCAAAGGATTGGACGCGCGGAAGAGGCCGCTTCCATGACGAAGAATTTGCCGATCGCCTGTGTGAGTATTTGTGGAGAAAATTCTGCAAAACTCACAGAATTCATCTTATGGATTCCTTGATCGCAGCAATCAAGGAGCAGTATGTTTTCGAATAAGGTAACTTGAACTTAGTCACTTAAACGAACCAATCAGATGATGGGTAGAAACAATATGGCGTCACTCTAACCTCTGAAATGTCACTAAATACGTACATTTTTAAACACTTGTATTtcttaaactattggtttcctggacaTTTAACttgtattttctaaaatttcaggtcaaaaacaacaaaaaaaaaggaccccttaatttttggtcccccaagacgaagttttaccattattattattgaaaaagatattttttaaagttttttcTAAGTGTTTAggtttttcaataacttctgcTGATGAGATGCAGTAACAGGaggagaagatagaaattaaataagtacagaatttttaaaaattgttactgaaaacataactgtttacattgctattttagtaatatatttaattttaattattaaaatgtatctttaaggaaagaggaagaaaatgtgCATCATCAGAGGGTGCATTAACGAAAACAGCAGGATGTTCTCCTTCCCCTAAGAGAGgaaggataagaagaggatggcACAGTGGATGGAAGTATGTGACaatccaaagtcagtgctttcaCCTGAAAACTGAAATTCCGGGTGATCTGTAGTAGCTACTTTAAGAACAATACTTCATGAGGAAAAGATTAACATCAGCAGTTCCAACACTGAACTTACTTGGTAATTACTCTTATGTATACTTTTTAtagcatatgtaaataattgttaatgaaaatatttattacagtgtCAGAGACTATctctattaaaatagagcaacaagacatctggatgcaaatgaaaagaagaaaaagaggaagattgtaagtattcagtttacatatacaatatatgtataaaaccattaacatggtattaatacactaagtatacataataatacttcttacatgaagtgtatgtataatattatataattttattcttatagTTAAACTTGACTGCACCAGGGGAGTGGAGAACGTGATTTTCAATTGTAtgttattgtatattattattgacatatatatatatatatatatatatatatatatatttattatattttagtaaaaatttaatatatttccatTACTGCACATATATTGTTgtaattttttcctttcctttatttttatttttcaaagttttgaataagtaagaccatgcacacgtatatagggaccatgtgcttgtgtgtgtacctcaccgatatcatttatatgtgtttGTAGCGACACCAACAATCCTGGTAGTGAGGCGTAACACTAATTTTCGTTACAGCATGAAATACgggagtttggagggcctggataaatgcaaccactgggtcccaatcttggttgcacttatccaggttttactgtacacggtttcctcgtcgagcggctcggttcgcttaggggatccccccaagtggaggggatagcgatgttgcatatatccaaccaaacttttgttgcatatatccagcttttactgtagatgcaacaaaagtttggctggatatatgcaacatcgttatcccctccacttggggggatccccctaagccgaaccgagccgctcggcgaggaaatcgtgtaatatgatccgaccgtaatatcggtgtgactaatactaattgaaggataaaacttttttattttttactttttcttaatgaaacttttactaacgcatttgtgagatttttctaattaaaatggtaccaaacacgatatgatttgaattatatttatttattaaaataataataaaactgtacactgagttgcattgaacttgtcgtaGTGAAGTTGgttacaaattcactaacacattcacgctgcgtcggtgagacaatgggcgagatcgactcaccgacgcggcgtgaatgtgttagtgaatttgtagccaacttcactgtgacaagttcaatgcaactcacgtcagtgtacatatgtataaggcaggccgtacaccaaagatacatcaaacacgcaacatgcaacatgcaacacgtcgcatgttatgtacgaacgtagaataggtatcgcggcacggtacaaacgatttgtacggacgcagaatcgacaccaagacgggatatatgcaacgtttaaatgcccagaatcgacgcctcggctggatatatgcaacattaaatgcccagaatcgacacctcggctggatatatgcaacgtttgaaacccaagccgacaccgcaaccggttttcatttccaatcctcctttgcttttcgccaacttttaacaccaattttagcaagtaattataatttaaactatatcgtgtttggtatcattttaatccgaaaaatgtcaccaatgcgttagtaaaagtttcagtaaaaaaaaatcaaaaataaaaaagttttatagttgaattagtattagtcacaccgatacattccggctctttcctttgatcatcggacctctctttttccaccactgtctgtccttttctacgttcacgcttggctgctcgccgcgtgtaacccgagattagatacctcgactggatatatgcaacgtctgggtcccaatgtttgttgcatatatccagcttttactgtatccagcttttactgtactgcATTATGTaatcggctttctcttcttagttatgactgtaccttcccctgctgacctgacgtttagtcgtcggtgctgggcggattgcaggtttcaggcgtttttactcgaatttttaaacgttaattactagaaaacaaagccgcacacgcttttcgttattcttgattttcgtcttattttgatccctagaatcaccccttaaaattttgcccacctgttgtcgaacaccctgtatacatataaGTTCTGAATAGCGGTACGATTGGTGTCtgaggcagggatcgtctgttgtcagccccactggacgagtctgacagacgatcccgagacgaaacaccCTTTCTCTTTCCTAcagtataaaaaattgaaaagaagggGTAGAATATTTACAGAAACATAAACAGCGAATATAGTGTTTTATCACTTCGCGAGAATATAAGTGGGGCTTGACAGACTACGTTAAAGGTATGGACGCCGAACGTCCAGACACCGGCATCTGAACGTCAATAATGGTTTCAACTATTTTCTTCCATTTGTGCATATTTATGCACTTGAAGTCAACGTTAATGGTACTTTCTTTTAAAActcaatttgaaaatattgttaAGTATGATTGTATATTGTTTAGGATCAGTAGTTAATTTtcgtttggaatttttaaaaatatatttttcaaattaattagatGTTATATGATGCTTACAGCACAATTGCAATAGTCACGGTAAGAATTTAGAGACTATGGAGAAGGCCTTGACGCAGAACGTCTTGACGaggattttcattattttctccgTTTTGTGCAATAGGAAATTTCACAGAGGTACCTTTTGGTACTTATTTTAAAACTCAAGTCAAAGTTGATAAACATTTAACATAATAAATTAGGACAAATTGTTAATATTGTAAAGGAATTTTTTGTCATTCGAAAGGCCTTATGATACTAAATAAACGCtgtaaaaattaaatagaaatagcAAATGATTTGCAAGTGGCACGTGTTTGAAAAAATGCACCGATTATTGCAGTAAATTTCACGtcacaattttaataataaattaatatgttTAGTTAAATTTATAAGTCAAATTACAAACTATgttctattattaacatttcaaaACAAAAAGATGTGTAGATCTTACACTTtgaatttttgatttttttccaTTGTTCGGCACACTGTGGCGTCGTCGGGCACATTTGACTTTTGTTTGAAACCGATGTGGGAAATAGATATGTACTGGGGATACAATACGCAACCGCTTCTGTTTTGTATAAATGGGCCATTAAGTGTGTACTTGTTCGTTGAAGTTAAAATGGAGGGAACTGTACGGTTTTAAAGTTCATGTTACAGAAACTGAAGATTGATGTAAGTAGTAAACTGAACCGCTTATGGACAGTACctactttttgtttttaaaccTTGTTCGCCGAGACTCTCATTTAGCTTACACTCTTGCTGACGCGAGATTAACGAAATAATTACTCTTACACACTCGCTTATGGCATTGTAGATTCGTCGACCAATGGGATGAATTTTTCATCCAGTTTTCGTGACAAGAACAGGATTGCCTTTGCTTCGTTCGACAGTAACTATTCTCACGTGTCGTTCGAGTTcacgttataataattaatgcgCTCGCTCCTTGACAGATAGGCGTACCAATagaacacgttgattgccataaAGAACATAGGGAACACGATACGACTAGCCCGATCGATTTTTGAAACGGAATTATATCTAGGTGTTCTCTTGCGTCGCTTCCTTCCGGAAGTTTTGCCACTCGGAGGAGGCTGGCGAGGAGGAGTGGGACTACAGACGCATGGCATTTGCCAGTGGCCCAATTCGGGATCCCGGATGGGTTCTGGAATCGCAGATAATGGAATCACTTCGATCATCCCATCTTCGTTCATTGTGAAATTTCGGCTAGGATGTCCTTTGGCGGCTAGGTTTTCTGAAGTTCTTCTATGAGTTTGCGGTATCTGAAACAGAGAGGTATCTTTTAAACCTTTTCACAACTAGCTGTATCGAAGCTTTTGATTCGCAGTGCTTCTTTAAATCTTCTACCATGTTAAAGTTATAGCTGCGTTTAAtcaatatattctttttatgtAGTTTCAAACCTTTATCATAAATCCTAGGGGAGGAATATCATTGAATTAAGAAAATCGACCCCATATAAAAAACGATAAAATGATTCCTATTTATATTTATAGAACCtgtgttaaaaaatatacattctttttttgaaaataaatttggtTCAATTTTTATAGTATAATTAAAAGTGACATAATAATAggacattattaatataatgttTGGCACTTTTTAGAAAGTAGTCATTTTATACCAAATTTCGTAGCTTAATGATATCTCTACTTTCATTaaaagttttatattttataagatcGTATAGaaaatacattataaaaattgtttagaatAGTGAACgttttatataaaaagtagTGGTACCATTAAGTTAAGAAAGACTCTTCTTTTTGCTTGTTATAGAACATGATAAAAcagtaattttaaattaaccgACTAATTTCTTGTTTTTAGATTAAGAGGAAAAGCAAAAAATGTTTTGAACTTTAATCGAAGTATTATAGCATCCAAGAATGCAAAAAATCATATTGTTAGAGTACTTAAGTATGTGGTAAACTGTTTAATTGAATTGGTCATTTTGAAGAGCGGTCGTCTCCAATTTGAAAAGAATAAACATGACCCGTTTTTGAAATGAACAATTCAATTATTAGTGACCGCCGTCGTTGAATTTCTGAACTTTGACTGTGTAACTAACTTCCTTGTTAGATAATTAAATTCATGGAGGATATTTTGTGCAAAATTTACaagtgtaggagaggggagaaaaaggcgtttcgtttCGAGATCGGCTGTCCGACTCGTAAGTgaggctgacaacagacgatccctaccCCAGACACTTATCCTACCGCTATTCGGAacttataccgcagttcaccagagtccataactgcgaaaagaccagttttcgttctccagtgcgcatcttcgccctgattggcgatactcccaaacgaagtggaaagcgattgacGGAGAGCTCGCTgtgttcccccaccatcttccaacctgcgcgtcgcagttatggactctggtgaactgcgatatatatacatatatttgaacggcatgccgggcgagcgcttgcgagagGACACCGATCatctctcgccgccacctagcggtccccggcccaaACTCAagacgtccggggagacgaaaccctctcgcCCCCTCCACTCAACGCCTACACAAGATATGCACGTACCGCCTCCGCATACACCGGACGGCTCTCTAGTTTTACACAAGCTTCATTAGTAGCTGTGATCGCTTCAgccaataatataatatattacgaCTGAAAAGTAGATGTGAGCTAACGTGCATTCCTTCCGAATATCAACTTATTGTTAGCAGGCGCGGACAGTACAAGTGTATGTAGGTAACCTGTATGGTTATTATTTATGTTGATAATATGGTGTATTCGATAgaaagatttttatttcttgttttttttttttgcttgatGGAAGATATGTTCAAGGGTGGTGTGAGAGTTGGGTGGAATCAGATTTGATTGGTTTTACTAATTTTGGAAAGAGGGAAGTAGACGATGTAGAAAGGCACGTGGTGGAGGTGGTATGATAACAAAGGTGAGAATGTCTTATCTTATcccttttaaattttatactatgaACTGGGATTCTACAAAATCAGTCTTTAACGAAATTGACGAAATTAAAATGATTACATATAACTGACACAGTGGTGCAGCTAAGTACGTCAAGACTGGCTAAGAATCCCAGTTTATGGTGGTGACCATCAATAAAGAGGAAGCATGTAGTCGAACGACTAATTACCGCGTACTGTTAAGTTCGCGCGGCAACATAAGCAATCCTGATTGTACTGAaactatttgaatatttttgtttatagGTAAGTTTTTGTTTAATACGCCGAACAAAAGGTATGAAAAGTACGAAAATTACCGGTTCTCTCTTCAACGACTTCGTGTCTGGTTCCTCCTCATCGCTGGAGGTTTCGCTTTCGCTCAGATCTGAACTGAAATAACATTCTCCAGATCCGTATTTTGTGAAATAGTGAACCACCGCGAATTGTATAATGGTGGCAAAAATAAAGGCAAACGAGAGAAAA
Encoded proteins:
- the LOC117605923 gene encoding uncharacterized protein LOC117605923 isoform X1, whose amino-acid sequence is MKLYASGEHGLGRFRCPAGRGNCKQYAATVDSFFQDVRLPLHKAIKLMYCFTSDFSYEVTATEVSDVGEDEEVLSTDTIAAWFRYCREMIVDHVCKMQAGKPKLGGIDEGGSAIVVQIDEAKFILDGHWVLGMVDTSTNDCRMVVVQYREAATLIPLIKENVAAGSEIHTDSFRSYMGLAAEGFIHKMVNHSVEFVAPDGTHTQQIEANWRPAKDWTRGRGRFHDEEFADRLCEYLWRKFCKTHRIHLMDSLIAAIKEQYVFE
- the LOC117605923 gene encoding uncharacterized protein LOC117605923 isoform X2, whose product is MKLYASGEHGLGRFRCPAGRGNCKQYAATVDSFFQDVRLPLHKAIKLMYCFTSDFSYEVTATEVSDVGEDEEVLSTDTIAAWFRYCREMIVDHVCKMQAGKPKLGGIDEGGSAIVVQIDEAKFILDGHWVLGMVDTSTNDCRMVVVQYREAATLIPLIKENVAAGSEIHTDSFRSYMGLAAEGFIHKMVNHSVEFVG